CTTTCTGGCCAATCTGGTTTCTTTGGATCGTGTTTCATATGATGAAAAAGTAAGCACGTGATTATCTCAGTTTCAGAGAATGAACCCCCAATCCAACCCATGCCTGCATTATAAATCATACTTATTGCATGTCTTCTGAGAATCTTTGCTTTCTCCTCTAAATCCTTTATCAGTTTTTCATTAAAAGACATTCAATATTCGCCTTGAAGAATCGTACGAATTTAATCGCTGATAGGAAGTCTAATTTGCTGTCCACCAGCGATTTCATCATCCTGTTTTTCAACGGTCGACTGCCTGACTTCAGCCAAGAAAAGTTCGATCGTTGTATATACGACAGCAGTTTCCAAGTGTCCTCCGATGACAGTTCCATCATGTGCTCCCAAAGTCACGTGAATGTGGGGTATCAGCTTATCACCCATTGGTAGAATATTTCCCTCCATCGTCAGCACTTCGAAAGGTCCCTTCTCTTTTATTGTTGTTATCCGATCTTTCCCGTACGGAAGCTCTGAACCTGGTTTCACACCATAAAAAGATGCTTCAAAGACACTTCCGATTGCTGAGAGAATTACCGCACGTTTAAATCCATTCTTTTCAACTACTTCCATCAATTTCTCTCTAACATCATCTTTTGATTTCATTCTTACAATCAAAACGTTGGACAGATCGATATTTTCATAAAATTTCAAATCCATTGCCTCTATTCTTGTGAAGTGTAAAAGTGAAAATTTGGTAAGTACTAAGAATGCTTAAGTTTTACTTATGTTCTCTGCTACAATCGAGATATTATAGACAAAATATTTAATCTTTAAAATAGATTGATCTTGAATACAAATAACATATTACTAAGAGGTTTCTGAAATGCTTTT
This genomic interval from Candidatus Bathyarchaeota archaeon contains the following:
- a CDS encoding DNA-binding protein — its product is MDLKFYENIDLSNVLIVRMKSKDDVREKLMEVVEKNGFKRAVILSAIGSVFEASFYGVKPGSELPYGKDRITTIKEKGPFEVLTMEGNILPMGDKLIPHIHVTLGAHDGTVIGGHLETAVVYTTIELFLAEVRQSTVEKQDDEIAGGQQIRLPISD